The Paenibacillus sp. MBLB1832 genome has a window encoding:
- a CDS encoding RidA family protein, whose protein sequence is MEQTIANRLKELGIQLPQASEPAARYANCVEVNGLLFVSGKGPSGKPKGKIGQTYSTAEGYEFARLAGIEILAVLAEALGSLDRVKRVVKLQGFVNAVPEFEEHHKVLNGCSDLMLDVFGEKGIHARSVFGAVSVREQLPIIIDSIFQIEE, encoded by the coding sequence ATGGAACAGACCATTGCTAATCGATTAAAAGAGTTGGGGATCCAGCTCCCCCAAGCCAGCGAACCCGCAGCCCGATACGCCAATTGCGTAGAGGTGAATGGGCTGCTCTTTGTATCTGGCAAAGGACCCTCGGGTAAGCCGAAGGGAAAAATAGGGCAAACGTATTCGACCGCGGAAGGCTACGAATTTGCAAGATTGGCAGGCATCGAAATTCTCGCCGTACTGGCAGAAGCATTAGGCTCTCTCGACCGTGTCAAACGCGTGGTGAAGCTGCAAGGCTTCGTGAATGCTGTCCCTGAATTCGAAGAGCATCACAAAGTGCTGAATGGCTGCTCTGATCTGATGCTAGACGTGTTTGGTGAGAAGGGCATTCACGCGAGGTCTGTCTTTGGCGCCGTCTCGGTCCGAGAGCAGCTGCCGATCATCATTGATTCGATTTTTCAAATAGAGGAATAA
- a CDS encoding adenylosuccinate synthase codes for MTVTAIVGANWGDEGKGKFTDLLAAKSGYVVRYQGGSNAGHTIINQYGKFALHLLPSGVCHAGVTNVIGPGVALNIRALQQELAQFTERGMPAPKLRISDRAQVLLPYHILLDELEEERLGARKFGSTKQGIAPFYADKYAKLGIQVADLWDEAQLREKLTASTTPKNVLLHHLYQKPAIDVEEIVALLRGQADFIRPYVCDTTDLLHEALAKKESILVEGQLGALRDPDHGIYPYTTSSSTLAGFAAVGAGLTPHCIQTVVAVTKAYSSCAGEGAFVTELFEEEAEELRKRGGDAGEYGVTTGRPRRVGWFDAVATRYGCKVQGATEVALTNLDVLGYLTEIEVCYAYEIDGVETTSFPNPSQLVRAIPLYEKWQGWGCDISQARSFAELPQQAQAYVRRIEQLIGVDIRWISVGPHRDQTIDMQEGGIRGWNRPLLID; via the coding sequence ATGACAGTAACAGCGATTGTTGGAGCCAATTGGGGCGATGAAGGGAAAGGGAAGTTTACCGATCTATTGGCCGCGAAGTCGGGCTATGTGGTCAGGTATCAAGGAGGCAGCAATGCGGGGCATACGATTATTAATCAATACGGTAAATTTGCGCTGCATCTGCTGCCATCGGGTGTCTGCCATGCGGGTGTGACGAATGTGATCGGTCCAGGTGTCGCACTGAACATCCGTGCGCTGCAACAAGAATTGGCGCAATTCACCGAACGCGGCATGCCAGCACCGAAGCTGCGGATTTCGGATCGTGCTCAGGTTCTGCTGCCTTACCACATCTTATTGGATGAGCTAGAAGAGGAACGGCTTGGCGCGCGAAAGTTCGGGTCGACGAAGCAAGGGATTGCGCCATTTTACGCGGATAAATATGCAAAGTTGGGCATTCAAGTAGCAGACCTATGGGACGAGGCGCAGCTCCGAGAGAAACTGACGGCTTCAACAACCCCGAAGAATGTGCTTCTTCATCATCTGTACCAAAAGCCTGCTATCGATGTGGAAGAGATTGTTGCGTTATTGAGAGGCCAAGCCGATTTCATTCGGCCGTATGTGTGTGACACGACAGATCTACTTCATGAGGCACTTGCAAAAAAAGAATCTATTCTAGTAGAAGGTCAATTAGGCGCGTTGCGCGACCCCGATCACGGGATCTACCCGTACACGACCTCATCATCGACACTTGCTGGATTTGCGGCAGTTGGCGCAGGGTTAACGCCACACTGTATCCAGACTGTTGTAGCGGTAACGAAAGCCTACTCGAGTTGTGCTGGGGAAGGCGCTTTTGTGACGGAGCTGTTCGAGGAAGAGGCGGAGGAGCTGCGCAAACGTGGAGGCGATGCGGGTGAGTACGGTGTCACGACAGGCAGACCGCGCAGAGTTGGGTGGTTCGATGCGGTCGCAACGCGCTATGGCTGTAAGGTGCAAGGAGCAACAGAGGTGGCTTTAACGAATCTCGATGTGTTGGGGTATTTGACGGAAATCGAGGTCTGTTATGCTTATGAGATCGACGGCGTCGAGACGACGAGTTTCCCGAATCCGTCCCAATTAGTACGTGCAATCCCTCTGTATGAAAAATGGCAAGGCTGGGGCTGCGATATTTCGCAGGCGCGCTCCTTCGCGGAACTTCCGCAACAAGCACAAGCATACGTACGACGCATTGAACAATTAATCGGCGTGGACATTCGCTGGATTTCGGTCGGTCCTCATCGGGATCAGACGATTGATATGCAAGAAGGAGGCATACGAGGATGGAACAGACCATTGCTAATCGATTAA
- a CDS encoding LysR family transcriptional regulator: MIHSMDLYQVFYFTAKSGSLSKAAEELYITQPAVTHAIKQLEAKLGGPLFFRTSRGVTLTTEGETLYTYIEQAYHFIQNGERKIGEMHQLTDGEVRIGAGDTLCKHVLLPHLKTYHASFPKIKVQVFNRTTADTIALLKEGKIDIGIVNLPISDSHVDVSAIGSLQDCFVAGERYKHLTEEQLSFEHLLALPIMLLEKGSSSRAYIDRFTKEHGHVIKPEIELGSVDLLLEFTRGGFGITCVAREFIAAELAAAQLFEIQLEQPIPARNVGMIKLRSTPLSAAAMHLYRMMQQEV; the protein is encoded by the coding sequence ATGATACATAGCATGGATCTGTATCAGGTGTTTTATTTTACGGCCAAATCGGGCAGTCTGTCCAAAGCCGCTGAAGAGCTTTACATCACACAGCCAGCTGTTACGCATGCGATCAAGCAGTTGGAAGCGAAGCTTGGCGGGCCGCTGTTTTTTCGTACGTCCAGAGGGGTCACTCTGACAACCGAAGGGGAAACGCTGTACACCTACATCGAGCAGGCTTATCATTTTATACAAAATGGCGAACGAAAAATCGGCGAAATGCACCAGCTGACCGATGGCGAGGTACGCATTGGCGCGGGCGATACCTTATGCAAACACGTGCTGCTGCCGCACCTAAAAACGTACCATGCCTCTTTCCCGAAAATTAAGGTTCAGGTTTTCAACCGCACGACCGCAGATACGATCGCGCTCCTTAAAGAAGGCAAAATCGACATCGGAATCGTCAATTTGCCGATCTCCGATAGCCATGTCGACGTCTCCGCGATCGGTTCGCTGCAAGACTGCTTTGTCGCTGGCGAAAGGTATAAGCATCTCACGGAGGAGCAACTTAGCTTCGAGCATTTGCTGGCGTTGCCTATCATGCTGCTGGAGAAAGGCAGTAGCTCACGCGCCTACATCGATCGATTCACGAAAGAGCATGGGCACGTGATTAAGCCCGAAATTGAGCTGGGGAGCGTTGATCTGCTCTTGGAGTTCACCCGTGGCGGCTTCGGCATCACCTGCGTGGCCAGGGAATTCATTGCGGCCGAGCTCGCCGCCGCGCAGTTGTTCGAGATCCAGCTCGAACAGCCGATCCCCGCTCGGAACGTCGGGATGATCAAGCTGAGGAGCACGCCGTTGTCGGCGGCGGCGATGCATTTGTACCGGATGATGCAGCAGGAGGTATAG
- a CDS encoding CBM96 family carbohydrate-binding protein, which produces MRSSKAFRLCLSVSLVFTLLLTVVVSLPALTTTTYANNTTYYVDSAGGSDSNNGLSTGSPWQTLTKVNSTTFLPGDKILFKSGSVWTGQLHPLGSGASGFPIIIDKYGTGNKPIINGNGLTGGTVYFYNQQYWELNNLEITNTSASAGDRYGVKVEAHDVGTYNHFYIRNMYIHDVTGTNSDALKVTGGIYVLVSGTAVRTKWNDVLIDGNTIERTDRTGISNGSSWGNNDGAGNFEPYTNLVISNNTLNDIGGDGIVMRASINGLVQYNVVNTAHARDTHYNVAIWAINSTNPVMQYNEAYNTKTTNDGQGFDCDFNLTGCTVQYNYSHDNEGGFLLVMGNGTIRNDNMIVRYNISQNDRARIFQFNSGYTPLNSQIYNNTFYIGSGLSTSITTGLAGSNPIYFKNNIVYNAGSGGYSVKANDVYDYNVFYGNHPASEPSDTHKLTSDPLLVGAGSGGTGLSTVNGYKLATGSPALSSGVVISSNGGKDYWGNTVSSSTAPNRGAYNGVGIVVSSPNTWVAVDDANVRDGTYATTNQAGTTAVTVDTKNDLTSYKRDGYFKFDFTSYSGSVTAATITLKPIVAAMSGIQNEVALVTDNSWTEGAITWDTKPSSSTVLGTYTIVAGTPITIPVTSQVQAAMSTGKKLSIRVYSTSPVNSNGNVSFASSESITSADRPQLTITP; this is translated from the coding sequence ATGAGAAGTTCAAAGGCATTTCGGTTATGCCTATCGGTTAGCTTAGTTTTCACCCTCCTATTGACGGTCGTAGTATCCCTGCCTGCATTAACGACCACAACTTATGCGAACAATACAACCTACTATGTCGATTCGGCCGGAGGCAGTGATAGTAACAACGGTTTGAGCACTGGTTCACCATGGCAAACGTTAACCAAAGTCAATAGCACGACCTTTTTACCTGGGGATAAAATCCTTTTCAAATCTGGCTCTGTCTGGACGGGACAGTTGCACCCGCTAGGGTCTGGAGCTTCGGGATTCCCCATCATCATCGATAAATACGGCACAGGCAATAAACCGATTATTAATGGGAATGGATTAACCGGAGGTACGGTGTATTTTTACAATCAACAGTATTGGGAACTTAATAATCTGGAAATAACGAACACTTCCGCATCGGCAGGTGACCGTTACGGGGTAAAGGTTGAAGCGCATGATGTGGGAACCTACAACCATTTCTATATTCGCAATATGTATATCCACGATGTTACTGGAACGAATAGCGATGCTTTGAAAGTTACCGGAGGAATTTATGTCCTTGTATCTGGAACCGCTGTAAGAACCAAATGGAATGATGTTCTTATTGATGGTAATACCATTGAGCGTACGGACCGCACGGGAATTAGCAATGGTAGCTCATGGGGGAACAATGACGGGGCAGGAAACTTCGAGCCTTACACGAATCTCGTCATCAGTAACAACACGTTGAATGATATCGGCGGAGACGGGATTGTTATGCGAGCTTCCATTAATGGTTTGGTTCAATATAACGTTGTGAACACAGCTCATGCAAGGGATACCCATTATAATGTGGCAATCTGGGCGATCAATAGCACGAATCCTGTCATGCAATATAATGAAGCCTATAATACGAAAACAACGAATGATGGACAGGGTTTTGACTGTGACTTTAACTTGACGGGCTGTACGGTTCAGTACAATTATAGTCATGACAATGAGGGCGGATTCCTGCTTGTTATGGGGAATGGGACGATTCGTAATGACAATATGATCGTTCGCTATAATATTTCGCAGAATGACCGCGCGCGTATTTTCCAATTCAATAGCGGCTACACGCCGTTGAATAGCCAAATTTATAATAATACGTTCTACATCGGCTCCGGTTTGAGCACAAGCATTACAACAGGGTTAGCTGGTAGTAATCCGATTTATTTCAAAAATAACATCGTATATAACGCAGGTAGCGGAGGCTATTCCGTGAAAGCGAATGATGTGTATGATTACAACGTTTTCTATGGTAACCACCCAGCCAGTGAGCCAAGTGATACGCATAAATTAACATCGGATCCCCTTCTCGTGGGGGCAGGAAGTGGGGGCACTGGATTAAGTACGGTTAACGGCTACAAGCTTGCAACAGGTTCACCTGCCCTATCTTCAGGGGTTGTCATCAGCAGCAACGGGGGTAAAGATTACTGGGGTAACACAGTCTCATCCTCAACAGCTCCGAATCGTGGTGCTTATAATGGAGTGGGTATCGTGGTATCGAGCCCGAATACCTGGGTAGCTGTAGATGACGCAAATGTGAGAGACGGCACATACGCCACAACGAATCAAGCTGGAACAACGGCTGTTACTGTGGATACGAAGAACGATTTAACCAGTTATAAACGCGATGGCTATTTTAAATTTGATTTCACTAGTTATAGCGGGTCCGTGACTGCGGCAACGATTACCCTTAAGCCAATCGTAGCTGCCATGAGTGGTATTCAAAATGAGGTCGCACTTGTTACCGACAACTCTTGGACGGAAGGCGCCATCACATGGGATACGAAGCCTTCCTCCAGTACCGTGCTCGGTACATATACGATCGTTGCAGGCACGCCGATTACAATTCCTGTAACTTCTCAAGTACAAGCAGCCATGTCCACTGGGAAAAAGCTCTCCATCCGCGTATACAGTACGTCACCAGTGAATTCAAATGGGAATGTTTCTTTTGCATCAAGCGAGAGTATCACCAGCGCAGATCGGCCACAATTAACGATTACACCGTAA
- a CDS encoding heparinase II/III domain-containing protein, giving the protein MKLTDFITISDVENHIIGKSMEGRIFPARDDREAWARVPEALQQAWVTQAESYLNYEWPVLRATAFMAYFEEGSRKPYDSVETERRNALCTLLIAECMEAKGRFLREITNVIWLFCEQTTWCAPAHHYLSLRPVDVLSNSEEHLFDLTAGETAALLAWTSHMLKSPLDQVSPLIRARIQVELERRIIAPYLKRNDFWWMGFGEREVNNWNPWCNANMLTVLLLQEMEPERKLMIFDKVLRSLDRYLEVQLEDGGCDEGSTYWARAAGMLLVNLELLYRASDGDLQVYDQPLIRKLGQFVYKMNIDGHYFVNFADGSAIASQDYSMIHLYGSRIQDDQLRALGQIGFRTYQVPASRGKGISFFQEMISLHSFASIQAEAALAPPLVQDVWLPNLQVMAARESEGSSQGLFVAIKGGHNDESHNHNDIGHFVVYVHGKPFLIDIGVETYTQKTFSPQRYEIWTMQSGYHSVPVINGFEQKEGRTFRAKDVTYEKNKGIVRFGVELASAYPTEAGVRSWHRSLTLHRGQHPAIELRESCLLNSPTDQVLLHLMSNQLPQMQVQGSIHLQDSDKNQLLLHYDNEQWEAAFEQISLTDESLTRVWGDNLYRIQFKLLHTVQQGEWVFRFAEQ; this is encoded by the coding sequence ATGAAGCTGACAGATTTCATCACCATTTCCGATGTGGAAAATCATATTATAGGCAAAAGCATGGAGGGGCGCATTTTCCCTGCACGAGATGATCGCGAAGCTTGGGCGAGAGTACCCGAGGCCTTACAGCAAGCATGGGTTACGCAAGCCGAGTCGTATCTCAACTACGAATGGCCTGTTTTGCGTGCTACCGCATTCATGGCCTATTTTGAAGAGGGAAGTCGTAAGCCGTACGATTCGGTTGAAACAGAAAGACGAAATGCACTTTGCACACTTCTGATCGCAGAGTGCATGGAAGCCAAGGGCCGCTTCCTTCGGGAGATCACCAATGTCATTTGGCTTTTCTGCGAGCAGACGACGTGGTGCGCTCCAGCTCATCATTATTTATCTCTTCGACCCGTAGATGTTCTTTCTAACTCAGAGGAACATTTATTTGACCTGACTGCAGGTGAAACCGCAGCGTTGCTCGCTTGGACATCTCACATGCTGAAGTCGCCGCTAGATCAGGTTTCTCCCCTCATTAGAGCACGCATTCAGGTAGAGTTGGAGCGGCGAATAATAGCTCCTTATTTGAAGCGGAATGATTTCTGGTGGATGGGCTTTGGCGAGAGAGAAGTTAACAACTGGAATCCATGGTGCAATGCGAATATGTTGACCGTCTTGCTGCTGCAGGAGATGGAGCCAGAACGGAAACTTATGATCTTCGACAAGGTGCTGCGCAGCTTGGATCGGTACTTAGAAGTGCAACTTGAGGATGGCGGCTGTGACGAAGGCTCGACCTACTGGGCTAGAGCGGCCGGGATGCTGTTGGTCAATCTAGAGCTATTGTACCGAGCATCGGACGGTGATCTGCAGGTCTACGATCAACCCTTGATTAGAAAGCTAGGGCAATTCGTCTACAAGATGAACATTGACGGTCATTACTTTGTAAACTTTGCAGATGGCTCCGCGATCGCTTCACAGGATTACAGCATGATCCACTTGTATGGCTCGCGTATTCAGGATGATCAACTACGCGCATTGGGGCAGATTGGCTTCCGCACCTATCAAGTTCCTGCATCCAGAGGGAAGGGTATTTCCTTCTTCCAAGAAATGATCAGCTTGCATAGCTTCGCAAGTATTCAGGCAGAGGCTGCGTTAGCGCCTCCTCTGGTTCAAGACGTGTGGCTTCCAAATCTGCAAGTAATGGCGGCTAGAGAATCGGAAGGCTCGTCACAAGGCCTATTTGTGGCAATCAAGGGCGGTCACAATGACGAAAGCCATAATCATAATGACATCGGTCATTTTGTGGTTTATGTGCATGGAAAACCGTTCTTAATTGACATCGGGGTGGAGACGTATACCCAAAAGACATTTAGTCCTCAGCGATATGAGATATGGACGATGCAGTCTGGCTATCATAGTGTTCCGGTTATCAATGGTTTTGAGCAAAAGGAAGGCCGTACCTTCCGCGCGAAGGACGTAACCTATGAGAAAAACAAGGGAATTGTTCGTTTTGGTGTAGAACTGGCGAGTGCTTATCCCACTGAAGCGGGAGTGAGGAGTTGGCATCGCAGCTTAACCCTGCATAGAGGACAGCACCCTGCTATTGAGCTGAGGGAATCGTGTCTGCTCAACAGTCCTACCGATCAAGTACTGCTTCACCTCATGTCGAACCAATTACCCCAGATGCAAGTTCAGGGCAGCATCCATTTGCAGGATAGCGATAAGAATCAGCTGCTGCTTCATTATGACAATGAGCAATGGGAAGCAGCTTTTGAACAAATCTCGCTAACTGACGAAAGCTTGACACGTGTGTGGGGGGACAATCTGTATCGTATCCAATTTAAGCTACTACATACCGTTCAACAAGGAGAATGGGTCTTCCGATTTGCTGAGCAATAG